The stretch of DNA CTTCAGCAGCAGCTTCCATTCCGCGTCCGAGCCGGGCGTCTTGCGATTGTCGGGCAGGCTGCGCCAGGTGGTGGACGACTTGTTGATCATCGCGTCCCAGCCACCGAGCTGGTCCTTCCATTGCACCAGCGTTTCGGGCGACTGGCGCTCGTCGCGGTAATCGACGAAGGCATAGCCCAGGCCGAACCGGTCGAGCCACTTGCGGGCCTTCTTGCAGGTGTCGCAGTTGTTGAGTCCGTAGAGCGTGGTCATTCTTCAGTCCGCCAATCCGCGCAGCAGTTCGTTGATGCTGGTCTTCGACAGCGTCTTGGCATCGACCTGCTTGACGATCACCGCGCAGTACAGCGAGTGCGAACCGTCCTTGGCCGGCAGCTGGCCGGAGACGACCACGCTGTACGGCGGCACATAGCCATAGGTGACCTCGCCGGTGGCGCGGTTGTACACGCGCGTGCTCTGGCCGAGGAACACGCCCATGCCGATCACGCTGTGGTGGCCGACGACGAAGCCTTCGACGACTTCCGAGCGGGCACCGATGAAGCAGTGGTCCTCGATGATCGTCGGCGAGGCCTGCAACGGCTCGAGCACGCCACCGATGCCGGCACCGCCGGACAGGTGGCAATGCTTGCCGACCTGCGCGCACGAACCCACCGTGGCCCAGGTGTCGACCATCGTGCCTTCACCGACGTGCGCGCCGATGTTGACGAAGCTCGGCATCAGCACCACGTCCTTGCCG from Lysobacter arenosi encodes:
- a CDS encoding Spx/MgsR family RNA polymerase-binding regulatory protein, which produces MTTLYGLNNCDTCKKARKWLDRFGLGYAFVDYRDERQSPETLVQWKDQLGGWDAMINKSSTTWRSLPDNRKTPGSDAEWKLLLKEYPQLIRRPLVMTDDGQVSQGFSDNGFKQRFGVGALG
- the dapD gene encoding 2,3,4,5-tetrahydropyridine-2,6-dicarboxylate N-succinyltransferase, with amino-acid sequence MSSEKKPARKTVRKAVRKKVTPKGPGVDELKFMVDSAFERRAMLTPDELEGSTRPTVERVISDLESGEFRVAEPDGKGGWTVNEWLKKAVLLYFRVNDMQLVEGFPAPYWDKVPARFEGFGEADFRKLGARVVPGAIARRGSYIGKDVVLMPSFVNIGAHVGEGTMVDTWATVGSCAQVGKHCHLSGGAGIGGVLEPLQASPTIIEDHCFIGARSEVVEGFVVGHHSVIGMGVFLGQSTRVYNRATGEVTYGYVPPYSVVVSGQLPAKDGSHSLYCAVIVKQVDAKTLSKTSINELLRGLAD